One genomic window of Streptomyces sp. NBC_00237 includes the following:
- a CDS encoding iron ABC transporter permease codes for MAVTTTAPAAPTPAATSRKGGAVAVTAVLVLLVAVLAVADITQGTAHVGPGEVFKALTGQADSADSSVVLASRLPRMVAGILVGAVLGMAGCALQAVSRNVLASPDTLAINAGSYLALGIVATTGLSLPMFASSGVAFVGGLAAAAIVLGMSGLGAGTVRLVLAGTALTLGLTAVTEGLLLLFPVETEGLHQWNQGSIAQNGFGGVLGMLPMLVVGLVGLMLVARRVDALALGDDAARGLGVNVRATRVITVVLAALLSAAAVTLAGPIGFVGLVAPAVVRVLARRYREFAKVRGNVTASALTGILLVLASDVALRTLVSADTSVGVPTGVVTSLVGAVFLVTLATRGRDLGAASPPDKLRIRSRTVFVTVTATLVVVLVVLVIASVLLGDSMLLLGDVVNWAQNNAGRAVTFVLDTRVPRVCAALLAGAALALAGTLIQAVTRNPLAEPGVMGVSGGAALGAVLLVTSVPLAGPAEMAVAAFAGAAVAAVIVFGLSARGGFQQNRLVLVGMGVATATTALISLLIVLTDPFNATKALTWLSGSTYGRSFPDLVPLGVFLLLGLVVAFVRRTELDLISLDEDTPRLLGLGLSRSRLGLLALGVLLSAAAVAAAGTIAFVGLVAPHAARALVGRRHVRVVPVAVLLGAVLVGAADVIGRTVIAPAQVGAGIVTAIIGTPYFLWLLARSRADAR; via the coding sequence ATGGCCGTCACCACCACCGCACCCGCCGCCCCCACCCCGGCGGCGACCTCCCGGAAGGGCGGCGCGGTAGCGGTGACGGCCGTGCTCGTCCTGCTGGTCGCCGTCCTCGCCGTCGCCGACATCACCCAGGGCACCGCCCACGTCGGTCCCGGCGAGGTCTTCAAGGCGCTCACCGGGCAGGCGGACTCCGCGGATTCCTCCGTCGTCCTCGCCTCCCGGCTGCCGCGCATGGTCGCCGGAATCCTCGTCGGCGCGGTCCTCGGCATGGCGGGCTGCGCCCTGCAGGCCGTCAGCCGCAACGTCCTCGCCTCGCCGGACACCCTCGCCATCAACGCCGGTTCCTACCTGGCGCTCGGGATCGTCGCCACGACCGGTCTCTCGCTGCCGATGTTCGCCTCCTCCGGCGTCGCCTTCGTCGGCGGCCTCGCCGCCGCGGCGATCGTCCTGGGCATGTCCGGACTCGGCGCGGGCACCGTCCGGCTGGTCCTCGCGGGCACCGCCCTCACCCTCGGCCTGACCGCCGTCACCGAGGGACTGCTGCTGCTGTTCCCCGTGGAGACGGAGGGGCTCCACCAGTGGAACCAGGGCAGCATCGCCCAGAACGGCTTCGGCGGAGTGCTGGGCATGCTGCCGATGCTCGTCGTCGGACTCGTCGGACTCATGCTGGTGGCCCGCCGGGTCGACGCGCTGGCGCTCGGCGACGACGCCGCCCGGGGCCTGGGCGTCAACGTACGCGCCACCCGCGTGATCACCGTCGTGCTCGCCGCGCTGCTGTCCGCGGCGGCCGTCACCCTCGCCGGACCGATCGGCTTCGTCGGCCTGGTCGCCCCGGCCGTCGTCCGGGTCCTGGCCCGCCGCTACCGTGAGTTCGCCAAGGTCCGGGGCAACGTCACGGCCTCCGCACTCACCGGCATCCTCCTGGTCCTCGCCTCGGACGTCGCGCTGCGCACGCTGGTGTCCGCGGACACCTCGGTGGGCGTGCCGACCGGCGTCGTCACGAGCCTCGTCGGCGCGGTCTTCCTGGTCACCCTCGCCACCCGGGGCCGCGACCTGGGCGCCGCGTCCCCGCCGGACAAGCTGCGCATCCGCAGCCGTACGGTCTTCGTCACCGTGACGGCCACCCTCGTCGTGGTCCTGGTCGTCCTCGTGATCGCCTCCGTGCTGCTCGGCGACTCCATGCTGCTGCTCGGCGACGTCGTGAACTGGGCGCAGAACAACGCGGGCCGGGCCGTCACCTTCGTCCTGGACACCCGGGTGCCCCGCGTCTGCGCCGCGCTCCTCGCGGGCGCCGCGCTGGCACTGGCGGGCACCCTCATCCAGGCCGTCACCCGCAACCCGCTCGCCGAGCCCGGCGTCATGGGCGTGTCCGGCGGGGCGGCGCTGGGGGCGGTGCTCCTGGTGACGTCCGTGCCGCTGGCCGGTCCTGCGGAGATGGCGGTCGCGGCCTTCGCGGGTGCGGCCGTCGCCGCCGTCATCGTGTTCGGCCTGTCCGCACGCGGCGGCTTCCAGCAGAACCGCCTGGTCCTGGTCGGCATGGGCGTCGCCACCGCGACCACCGCGCTGATCAGCCTCCTCATCGTCCTCACCGACCCGTTCAACGCCACCAAGGCGCTGACCTGGCTGTCCGGTTCGACGTACGGGAGGAGCTTCCCGGACCTGGTGCCGCTGGGCGTCTTCCTGCTCCTGGGCCTCGTGGTGGCGTTCGTACGGCGGACCGAACTGGACCTCATCTCCCTCGACGAGGACACCCCGCGCCTGCTCGGCCTCGGCCTGTCCCGGTCCCGGCTCGGCCTCCTCGCGCTCGGCGTGCTGCTGAGCGCGGCGGCCGTCGCCGCCGCCGGAACCATCGCCTTCGTCGGCCTGGTCGCCCCGCACGCGGCCCGCGCCCTGGTCGGCCGCAGGCACGTACGGGTGGTGCCGGTGGCGGTGCTGCTCGGTGCGGTGCTGGTGGGCGCGGCGGACGTGATCGGCCGGACCGTCATCGCTCCGGCCCAGGTCGGCGCGGGCATCGTCACCGCGATCATCGGCACGCCGTACTTCCTGTGGCTGCTGGCACGCAGCCGGGCGGACGCGCGCTAG
- a CDS encoding tryptophan 2,3-dioxygenase family protein, giving the protein MRDYSEQILSGEGKDDYARYMRTDELLSLQRRPDEVVHRDELLFQVVHQSTELWLKLASSELETATGLVTARELDPAIELLRRATLGVVLVTEQLDMMRFLSPWDFQTIRTILGHGSGADSPGWRAVQRHGRQLGRAHAALVEERGTDLAELYRSGVASADHRLVEAMVAWDEQVSLWRVRHFKMMTRIIGHDVIGTQGTPVDVLAKLIEYKFFPELWRVRTELTDTGPMGKYHLAESV; this is encoded by the coding sequence GTGAGGGACTACTCCGAGCAGATCCTGTCCGGAGAGGGCAAGGACGACTACGCGCGCTACATGCGGACCGACGAACTGCTCTCCCTGCAACGGCGCCCCGACGAGGTCGTGCACCGCGACGAACTCCTCTTCCAGGTCGTGCACCAGTCCACCGAGCTGTGGCTCAAACTCGCCTCCTCGGAACTGGAGACGGCCACCGGCCTCGTGACGGCCCGCGAACTGGACCCGGCCATCGAACTGCTGCGCAGGGCGACGCTCGGCGTGGTCCTGGTGACGGAACAGCTCGACATGATGCGCTTCCTGTCGCCCTGGGACTTCCAGACCATCCGCACGATCCTGGGGCACGGCTCCGGCGCGGACTCCCCGGGGTGGCGCGCGGTGCAACGGCACGGCCGACAGCTGGGGCGCGCGCACGCCGCCCTGGTCGAGGAGCGGGGCACCGACCTCGCCGAGCTCTACCGCAGCGGCGTCGCCAGCGCCGACCACCGGCTGGTCGAGGCCATGGTCGCGTGGGACGAGCAGGTGTCGCTGTGGCGGGTGCGGCACTTCAAGATGATGACGCGGATCATCGGCCACGACGTCATCGGAACCCAGGGCACCCCGGTGGACGTCCTGGCGAAGCTCATCGAGTACAAGTTCTTCCCCGAGCTCTGGCGGGTGCGCACGGAACTCACCGACACCGGCCCCATGGGCAAGTACCACCTGGCGGAGTCGGTATGA
- a CDS encoding cyclase family protein, with protein MTVLAALTAALSSGAVEVIDLTAPLDEQTPIISLPPERGQPWPFAREVISNFDDAGPTVYWNNIRLSEHTGTHFDAPAHWLSGKGGHDVSQVPPDRLVGPAVVLDLTGEVERDPDFLLRREHVEAWTAEHGPLPANGWLLYRTGWDARGGDPENFLNDRHTPGVAPECARWLAEETPLAGIGVETVGTDAGLAGDFADQPYPCHWFLHGAGKYGLTQLRNLALLPPTGAVLMTGPLPIVGGSGSPTRVLALVERTATEST; from the coding sequence ATGACGGTCCTCGCGGCACTGACGGCCGCGCTGAGCAGCGGCGCGGTCGAGGTGATCGACCTGACCGCCCCGCTGGACGAGCAGACGCCGATCATCAGCCTGCCGCCCGAGCGCGGCCAGCCGTGGCCCTTCGCCCGCGAAGTGATCAGCAACTTCGACGACGCGGGCCCCACGGTCTACTGGAACAACATCCGCCTCTCCGAGCACACCGGTACCCACTTCGACGCCCCGGCGCACTGGCTCTCCGGCAAGGGCGGGCACGACGTGTCCCAGGTCCCGCCGGACCGCCTGGTCGGCCCGGCCGTGGTGCTCGACCTGACCGGGGAGGTGGAGCGCGACCCCGACTTCCTGCTGCGGCGCGAGCACGTCGAGGCGTGGACGGCCGAGCACGGCCCCCTGCCCGCGAACGGCTGGCTGCTCTACCGCACCGGCTGGGACGCCCGAGGAGGCGATCCGGAGAACTTCCTCAACGACCGGCACACCCCCGGCGTCGCCCCGGAGTGCGCGCGCTGGCTGGCCGAGGAGACCCCGCTGGCGGGCATCGGCGTGGAGACCGTGGGCACCGACGCGGGCCTGGCGGGGGACTTCGCCGACCAGCCCTACCCGTGCCACTGGTTCCTGCACGGCGCCGGGAAGTACGGCCTGACCCAGCTGCGCAACCTCGCGCTGCTGCCGCCCACCGGCGCGGTGCTGATGACGGGACCGCTGCCGATCGTCGGCGGCTCCGGCAGCCCCACCCGGGTCCTCGCGCTGGTCGAGCGCACCGCCACGGAAAGCACCTAG
- a CDS encoding acetyl-CoA carboxylase biotin carboxylase subunit family protein: MTRNPRDAMERRPHVVVVNQWKEHYADYARYLNHTTHRVTYITTPVGRGCVPPAAAEVALVESTGDLAEVRTALDGLVRRHGPVRRIVALKEGDLLVAAQLRADRGLPGPRPADLLAFRDKYVMCTAVADAGLPVPVFTAAGDHDSVRAFAELAGWPLVVKPRVGGSSDGVVVLAGPGDLARLPDFTEPMLVQAFNPHPIYHVDGVFDGRAPTCLRASRYINSCLGFRDGTFLGSVEEDDPRIVRAIETSATAFLGALTGAPTPFHLELFVERRGEDVTCTFLEVGARVGGAEIPFLWRELHGYDLMRAAFDLQATGTTGTAPPPRAASGPVGGWLLVPAPTARPCLITEATSMVGRRPGPYAEALLSPGEVLPAADAYYEHVGGRFRFRGTSSAEVERALAATATRFRVSAAPVPPAEQAAPVPPAEQPAYRIPEVTR, from the coding sequence ATGACCCGAAACCCCCGGGATGCCATGGAACGACGACCGCACGTCGTGGTCGTCAACCAGTGGAAAGAGCACTACGCCGACTACGCCCGCTACCTGAACCACACGACCCACCGCGTCACCTACATCACCACTCCGGTGGGACGCGGTTGCGTCCCCCCGGCAGCCGCCGAGGTCGCGCTCGTCGAGTCCACCGGCGATCTGGCCGAGGTCCGCACCGCGCTGGACGGACTCGTCCGGCGGCACGGACCCGTGCGGCGCATCGTCGCCCTCAAGGAGGGGGACCTCCTGGTCGCCGCCCAACTGCGCGCGGACCGGGGGCTGCCCGGGCCACGGCCCGCCGACCTCCTGGCGTTCCGGGACAAGTACGTGATGTGCACGGCGGTCGCCGACGCCGGTCTGCCGGTACCCGTGTTCACCGCCGCCGGCGACCACGACTCGGTACGCGCGTTCGCGGAACTGGCCGGATGGCCGCTGGTGGTCAAACCGAGGGTCGGCGGCTCCAGCGACGGCGTCGTGGTGCTCGCGGGCCCCGGCGACCTGGCCCGGCTGCCCGACTTCACCGAACCGATGCTCGTCCAGGCGTTCAACCCGCACCCGATCTACCACGTCGACGGCGTGTTCGACGGCCGGGCTCCGACCTGCCTGCGGGCCTCCCGCTACATCAACAGCTGCCTCGGGTTCCGCGACGGCACCTTCCTCGGTTCCGTGGAGGAGGACGACCCCCGGATCGTGCGGGCGATCGAGACCTCGGCCACGGCCTTCCTCGGCGCGCTGACGGGGGCGCCGACGCCGTTCCACCTGGAACTGTTCGTCGAACGCCGGGGCGAGGACGTGACCTGCACCTTCCTGGAGGTCGGGGCCCGTGTCGGCGGCGCGGAGATCCCCTTCCTCTGGCGCGAACTGCACGGCTACGACCTCATGCGGGCCGCGTTCGACCTCCAGGCCACCGGGACCACGGGAACGGCGCCCCCGCCGCGTGCGGCCTCCGGCCCGGTCGGCGGCTGGCTGCTGGTCCCCGCCCCCACCGCCCGGCCCTGCCTGATCACCGAGGCCACCTCGATGGTCGGCCGCCGGCCCGGCCCCTACGCCGAAGCACTCCTGAGCCCCGGTGAGGTACTGCCCGCCGCGGACGCCTACTACGAGCACGTCGGCGGGCGGTTCCGCTTCCGCGGCACGAGCAGCGCCGAGGTGGAGCGGGCGCTCGCCGCGACGGCCACCCGGTTCAGGGTGAGCGCCGCCCCCGTACCACCCGCCGAGCAAGCCGCCCCCGTACCACCCGCCGAGCAACCGGCCTACCGCATACCCGAGGTGACAAGGTGA
- a CDS encoding aminotransferase class V-fold PLP-dependent enzyme, translated as MSAPAGAAAFRARFPALDRRTHLASCSLGARSTDLDEAMVRMLDDMAEGDAPWALFEEQVGRARTEFAALIGARVDQVAVVPNASVGAYQVASALDWSTRPTVVSTTLEFPSVAHVWLAQRPRGAEVRHAEQAEDYAELIDERTRLVSVPLTGYQDAARLPVAEVARLAHDAGARVFVDAYQAVGVEPVDVDRLGCDFLVAGTMKYLLGLPGLAFLYVREPQRDLSEPQLTGWFGRVDPFAFDPKRLDFAPTAARFETGTPAVPACYAAVAGLRLIRGLDLLAVREHVLDLTDLAISQLADRGLPVRTLPRERRGAHIGLVDADPSALGRRLADRGIAVSPRGDVVRLSFHYYNSTSDVAALCAALDECRGTRGLSPHRSGHWSNGRSHAPTS; from the coding sequence ATGAGCGCCCCTGCCGGAGCGGCCGCCTTCCGGGCCCGCTTCCCCGCCCTCGACCGAAGGACGCACCTAGCCAGTTGCAGCCTCGGCGCCCGCTCCACGGACCTCGACGAGGCGATGGTCCGCATGCTCGACGACATGGCCGAAGGGGACGCGCCCTGGGCCCTGTTCGAGGAGCAAGTGGGCCGTGCGCGCACCGAGTTCGCCGCGCTGATCGGCGCACGCGTCGACCAGGTGGCCGTGGTGCCCAACGCCTCCGTCGGCGCCTACCAGGTCGCCTCGGCCCTGGACTGGAGCACCCGGCCGACCGTGGTCAGCACGACCCTGGAGTTCCCCTCCGTCGCCCATGTGTGGCTGGCGCAGCGCCCGCGCGGAGCCGAGGTCCGCCACGCCGAACAGGCCGAGGACTACGCCGAGTTGATCGACGAGCGGACCCGCCTGGTGTCGGTGCCGCTCACTGGGTACCAGGACGCCGCCCGGCTCCCGGTCGCCGAGGTGGCACGCCTCGCGCACGACGCCGGGGCCCGGGTGTTCGTCGACGCCTACCAGGCGGTGGGCGTCGAGCCGGTCGACGTCGACCGGCTGGGCTGCGACTTCCTGGTGGCCGGCACGATGAAGTACCTGCTCGGGCTGCCGGGCCTGGCCTTCCTCTACGTACGCGAACCTCAACGGGACCTGTCCGAGCCGCAGTTGACAGGCTGGTTCGGCCGAGTCGACCCGTTCGCGTTCGACCCGAAGCGGCTGGACTTCGCCCCCACGGCCGCCCGCTTCGAGACGGGCACCCCCGCAGTCCCCGCCTGCTACGCCGCCGTCGCCGGGCTCCGGCTGATCCGCGGACTCGATCTGCTCGCCGTACGTGAGCACGTCCTGGACCTGACGGACCTGGCGATCAGTCAACTCGCGGACAGGGGGCTCCCGGTACGCACCCTCCCACGGGAGCGGCGGGGCGCCCACATCGGTCTGGTGGACGCCGATCCGTCCGCACTCGGGCGTCGCCTCGCCGATCGCGGCATCGCGGTCAGCCCGCGCGGCGACGTCGTCCGCCTCTCCTTCCACTACTACAACAGCACCTCCGACGTGGCCGCACTGTGCGCCGCACTCGACGAGTGCCGGGGCACCCGCGGCCTTTCCCCTCACCGATCCGGTCACTGGTCGAACGGCAGGTCTCATGCCCCCACAAGCTGA
- a CDS encoding aminotransferase class IV: MTATTPAYAWLNGRLVPWDQCVVHARSQGAFWGANVFEGIRVYTGPGEGELSAFRVRDHLERLRRSMKSLHMEIDHTDDELARACDDLVLANDFGTDAHVCVVAYFGLGPNFDPLAHTTETGVHITSTPVPRSAAFAAGVSASISSWRRIGNDAMPPRIKTGANYHNSRLAQHEAVRNGFDTTLLLNARGTVAEAPGSCVVMVRDGELITPPGTSGVLEGITVDTVATLAREQLGIPLHRREIDRTELYVCDELFLCGTMSELLPITSVDRLPVGDGTPGALTRALQDHYTDAVRNRGAHPEWCTPVARAAGDGPTGAVRASEEALA; encoded by the coding sequence ATGACCGCCACCACACCCGCGTACGCCTGGCTGAACGGCCGGCTCGTCCCCTGGGACCAGTGCGTCGTCCACGCCCGCAGCCAGGGGGCCTTCTGGGGCGCGAACGTCTTCGAGGGCATCCGCGTCTACACCGGTCCCGGCGAGGGCGAGCTGTCGGCGTTCCGCGTCAGGGACCACCTGGAGCGGCTGCGCCGCTCGATGAAGAGCCTGCACATGGAGATCGACCACACCGACGACGAACTGGCCCGGGCCTGCGACGACCTCGTCCTGGCCAATGACTTCGGCACCGACGCCCACGTCTGCGTCGTCGCGTACTTCGGGCTCGGCCCGAACTTCGATCCGCTGGCCCACACCACCGAGACGGGCGTGCACATCACCTCCACGCCGGTGCCGCGCTCGGCCGCCTTCGCCGCGGGCGTGTCGGCCTCGATCTCCTCGTGGCGGCGCATCGGCAACGACGCGATGCCGCCGCGCATCAAGACCGGTGCGAACTACCACAACAGCCGCCTCGCCCAGCACGAGGCGGTGCGCAACGGCTTCGACACCACGCTGCTGCTCAACGCGCGCGGCACGGTCGCCGAAGCGCCCGGGTCCTGCGTGGTGATGGTCCGCGACGGCGAACTCATCACCCCGCCCGGCACCAGCGGGGTCCTGGAGGGCATCACCGTGGACACCGTCGCAACGCTGGCCCGCGAGCAGCTCGGGATCCCCCTGCACCGCAGGGAGATCGACCGCACCGAGCTGTACGTCTGCGACGAGCTGTTCCTGTGCGGCACCATGTCCGAGCTGCTGCCGATCACGAGCGTCGACCGGCTGCCGGTGGGCGACGGCACACCCGGCGCACTGACCCGCGCGCTCCAGGACCACTACACCGACGCCGTACGCAACCGGGGCGCACATCCCGAGTGGTGCACACCGGTCGCCCGCGCGGCGGGGGACGGGCCGACCGGGGCCGTCCGCGCGTCCGAGGAGGCACTGGCATGA
- a CDS encoding FAD-dependent monooxygenase, giving the protein MTAYDAPVGIVGAGPIGLVAALRLADLGVPSVLLEASPELLKQGSKACLIQGDVLDVLDKSGCADQIKDEGVTWTVARTYVRNKVIRSAEYPLGPGFGPFVNISQHRIEQVLAEAAEAHPLCDLRWGQEVVGVSQDADGVTVRVNGEEGERSLRFAHLVACDGVRSTLREMLGVRWTGYTHKDRFLITDIRAKLPLAKERHFHYDPPFNPGRQLVMHPQPDDIWRIDWQLPPDADIEAERADGRFDRRVRDVIGDIPYEIDWVSTYRFHQRVVERLRVGRVLFAGDAAHALPPYGSRGMNSGIQDADNLAWKLALVHAGHADEELLETYHTERYAAAKENLRVTEATIRFMVPPNLARRWARSALLTLSHAFGRAQKHVNSGRMAEPYVYTESPLVQAADDDALLGSFAPDGHVEVVSGPEGHPHEDGGRTRLRRLLGDGFVGLCFAPDAARAAALVRGARVQPWRVPARLVVVLPWGAATEGLPADIHVVRTKEASLLKTYGAERGTWYLARPDGHLAARSTRGSDFAAALDRAAGAPARTRPLVKGTL; this is encoded by the coding sequence ATGACCGCGTACGACGCACCCGTGGGAATCGTGGGAGCAGGACCGATCGGCCTGGTCGCCGCGTTGCGCCTGGCTGACCTCGGAGTGCCGAGCGTCCTGCTGGAGGCGAGCCCCGAACTGCTCAAGCAGGGCTCGAAGGCGTGCCTGATCCAGGGCGACGTCCTGGACGTCCTCGACAAGTCCGGCTGCGCGGACCAGATCAAGGACGAGGGCGTCACCTGGACCGTCGCCAGGACCTACGTGCGCAACAAGGTGATCAGGTCCGCCGAGTACCCGCTCGGCCCCGGCTTCGGCCCGTTCGTCAACATCTCCCAGCACCGCATCGAGCAGGTCCTCGCCGAGGCGGCCGAGGCACACCCCCTCTGCGACCTGCGCTGGGGGCAGGAGGTCGTCGGCGTGTCCCAGGACGCCGACGGGGTGACCGTACGGGTGAACGGCGAGGAAGGGGAACGCTCCCTGCGCTTCGCCCACCTGGTCGCGTGCGACGGCGTGCGCAGCACCCTGCGCGAGATGCTCGGCGTGCGGTGGACCGGCTACACGCACAAGGACCGCTTCCTGATCACCGACATCCGGGCGAAGCTCCCGCTGGCCAAGGAACGGCACTTCCACTACGACCCGCCGTTCAACCCCGGCCGCCAACTGGTGATGCACCCGCAGCCCGACGACATCTGGCGCATCGACTGGCAACTGCCCCCGGACGCCGACATCGAGGCCGAACGGGCGGACGGCCGGTTCGACCGGCGGGTCCGGGACGTCATCGGCGACATCCCGTACGAGATCGACTGGGTCAGCACCTACCGGTTCCACCAACGGGTGGTGGAACGCCTGCGCGTCGGCCGGGTGCTGTTCGCCGGAGACGCCGCGCACGCCCTGCCGCCCTACGGGTCGCGCGGCATGAACAGCGGCATCCAGGACGCCGACAACCTCGCGTGGAAGCTCGCCCTCGTGCACGCCGGGCACGCCGACGAGGAACTCCTGGAGACGTACCACACCGAGCGGTACGCCGCGGCGAAGGAGAACCTGCGCGTCACCGAGGCGACGATCCGGTTCATGGTGCCGCCCAACCTGGCCCGCCGCTGGGCCCGTTCGGCGCTGCTCACCCTGTCGCACGCGTTCGGCAGGGCCCAGAAGCACGTGAACAGCGGCAGGATGGCCGAGCCGTACGTCTACACGGAGTCGCCCCTCGTACAGGCGGCCGACGACGACGCCCTCCTCGGCTCGTTCGCCCCCGACGGCCACGTCGAGGTGGTGTCGGGACCCGAAGGGCACCCTCACGAGGACGGTGGCCGGACCCGGCTGCGCCGACTGCTCGGCGACGGATTCGTCGGGCTCTGCTTCGCCCCCGACGCCGCCCGGGCCGCGGCCCTGGTGCGGGGCGCCCGGGTGCAGCCCTGGCGGGTACCGGCCCGCCTGGTGGTCGTCCTCCCGTGGGGTGCGGCGACCGAAGGACTCCCCGCCGACATCCACGTCGTACGGACGAAGGAGGCATCGCTCCTGAAGACCTACGGGGCCGAGCGGGGCACCTGGTACCTCGCCAGGCCCGACGGGCACCTCGCCGCCCGCTCCACCCGGGGCTCGGACTTCGCCGCCGCACTGGACAGGGCCGCCGGAGCCCCCGCCAGGACCCGGCCCCTCGTGAAAGGAACCCTCTGA
- a CDS encoding VOC family protein, whose amino-acid sequence MRINMTSVFVDDQAKALSFYADTLGFVKKHDVPVGGEARWLTVVSPENPEGTELLLEPDMHPAAKAYKTALFADGIPAVQFAVDDVKAEFERLSALGVRFTVDPMEAGPVWVAVLDDTCGNLVQIATQP is encoded by the coding sequence ATGCGGATCAACATGACCAGCGTCTTCGTCGACGACCAGGCCAAGGCCCTGAGCTTCTACGCCGACACGCTGGGCTTCGTGAAGAAGCACGACGTCCCGGTGGGCGGGGAAGCCCGCTGGCTGACCGTGGTCTCGCCGGAGAACCCCGAGGGCACCGAGCTGCTGCTGGAGCCCGACATGCACCCCGCCGCGAAGGCGTACAAGACCGCGCTGTTCGCGGACGGCATCCCGGCCGTGCAGTTCGCCGTGGACGACGTGAAGGCGGAATTCGAGCGGCTGAGCGCGCTCGGGGTGCGCTTCACCGTGGACCCGATGGAGGCGGGGCCGGTATGGGTCGCCGTACTGGACGACACCTGCGGCAACCTGGTCCAGATCGCGACCCAGCCCTGA
- a CDS encoding tryptophan 2,3-dioxygenase family protein, producing the protein MPPQAELRSWLHDPDPKKFPYDAVVQYFHGVGKHFVHAELLELLAEVRDLLPVMRGPWPHVQTLAAFLSTALDKPDERYDYPTYLALALLRLPSVDDPVEQAPFARSRCDRLVVQLIGDALSFELAALDGRTLLFPKMRPAPHLVAKRCKHGLRAMQPALARMALDGGLGAPETTELVRQACSVVHADMSFAERRSVGLGILPVDTVHDEYLFLRVLQAFETTFALLAVQLRAATAALAERRTDRAVHFLDSSQAALRESAPLFSMLATMQIESFRTFREFTEGASAIQSRNYKIIESLCRKPDEERLDSAAYRSVPEVRERVLADQTTLDDAYTEACASGDLDAADRERLTRSMEEFARALLRWRNTHYRLAVRMLGEATGTGYTEGTPYLDSVRNVPVFRTVSVTDETRTNTAVGTR; encoded by the coding sequence ATGCCCCCACAAGCTGAGTTACGTTCCTGGCTCCACGATCCCGATCCGAAGAAGTTCCCCTACGACGCGGTCGTCCAGTACTTCCACGGCGTCGGCAAGCACTTCGTCCACGCCGAACTGCTCGAACTGCTCGCCGAAGTACGCGATCTGCTGCCCGTCATGCGCGGACCCTGGCCGCACGTGCAGACCCTCGCGGCCTTTCTGAGCACGGCCCTGGACAAGCCGGACGAGCGCTACGACTACCCCACCTACCTGGCGCTGGCGCTGCTCCGGCTCCCCTCCGTGGACGACCCGGTGGAACAGGCGCCGTTCGCCCGCTCCCGGTGCGACCGGCTCGTCGTCCAACTGATCGGCGACGCGCTCTCCTTCGAGCTCGCCGCCCTCGACGGGCGCACCCTGCTGTTCCCCAAGATGCGGCCCGCACCGCACCTGGTGGCCAAGCGCTGCAAGCACGGACTGCGCGCCATGCAGCCCGCACTGGCGCGGATGGCCCTCGACGGCGGACTCGGCGCCCCCGAGACCACCGAACTCGTCCGCCAGGCATGCTCCGTGGTGCACGCCGACATGTCCTTCGCCGAGCGGCGGTCCGTCGGTCTTGGCATCCTGCCGGTGGACACCGTGCACGACGAGTACCTGTTCCTGCGGGTCCTCCAGGCGTTCGAGACCACGTTCGCGCTGCTCGCCGTCCAGTTGCGCGCGGCGACGGCGGCCCTCGCCGAGCGCCGGACGGACCGGGCGGTGCACTTCCTCGACAGCTCGCAGGCGGCGCTGCGGGAGTCCGCCCCGCTGTTCTCGATGCTGGCGACGATGCAGATCGAGTCGTTCCGCACCTTCCGCGAGTTCACCGAGGGCGCGAGCGCGATCCAGTCGCGCAACTACAAGATCATCGAGTCGCTGTGCCGCAAGCCCGACGAGGAACGCCTCGACTCCGCCGCGTACCGCTCGGTCCCCGAGGTGCGCGAGCGCGTCCTCGCCGACCAGACGACGCTCGACGACGCGTACACGGAGGCGTGCGCCTCCGGCGACCTCGACGCCGCCGACCGCGAGCGGCTCACCCGGTCGATGGAGGAGTTCGCCCGCGCCCTGCTGCGCTGGCGCAACACCCACTACCGCCTCGCGGTACGGATGCTCGGCGAGGCCACCGGCACCGGCTACACGGAAGGCACGCCGTACCTCGACTCGGTGCGCAACGTGCCGGTGTTCCGCACCGTCAGCGTGACGGACGAGACCAGGACCAACACGGCGGTGGGGACCCGATGA